A region from the Acomys russatus chromosome 22, mAcoRus1.1, whole genome shotgun sequence genome encodes:
- the Nat8l gene encoding N-acetylaspartate synthetase has protein sequence MHCGPPDMVCETKIVAAEDHETLPGAKKDALLAAAGAMWPPLPAAPGPAAAPPPAPGPQPHGGTGGAGPPEGRGVCIREFRAAEQEAARRIFYDGILERIPNTAFRGLRQHPRTQLLYALLAALCFAVTRSLLLTCLVPAGLLALRYYYSRKVILAYLECALHTDMADIEQYYMKPPGSCFWVAVLDGNVVGIVAARAHEEDNTVELLRMSVDSRFRGKGIAKALGRRVLEFAMLHNYSAVVLGTTAVKVAAHKLYESLGFRHMGASDHYVLPGMTLSLAERLFFQVRYHRYRLQLREE, from the exons ATGCATTGTGGGCCTCCCGACATGGTCTGCGAGACGAAGATCGTGGCTGCGGAGGACCATGAGACACTGCCGGGGGCCAAGAAGGACGCGCTGCTCGCCGCCGCCGGAGCCATGTGGCCCCCGCTGCCCGCCGCGCCCGGACCGGCCGCCGCACCCCCACCGGCGCCAGGTCCCCAGCCCCATGGAGGCACCGGGGGCGCGGGACCGCCGGAGGGGCGCGGCGTGTGCATCCGCGAGTTCCGCGCAGCCGAGCAGGAGGCTGCGCGCCGCATCTTCTACGACGGCATCTTGGAGCGCATCCCTAACACGGCTTTCCGTGGCCTGCGGCAGCACCCGCGCACCCAGCTGCTCTACGCCCTGCTGGCGG CCCTCTGTTTTGCTGTGACCCGTTCACTGCTGCTGACGTGCCTGGTGCCGGCTGGGCTCCTGGCCCTGCGCTACTACTACAGTCGCAAGGTGATTCTGGCCTACCTGGAGTGTGCGCTGCACACGGACATGGCTGACATTGAGCAGTACTACATGAAGCCACCTG GTTCCTGTTTCTGGGTGGCTGTGCTAGATGGCAACGTGGTGGGCATCGTGGCCGCACGAGCTCATGAGGAGGACAACACAGTGGAGCTGCTCCGCATGTCCGTGGACTCACGCTTCCGTGGCAAAGGCATCGCCAAGGCTCTGGGCCGGAGGGTGCTGGAGTTTGCCATGTTGCACAACTACTCTGCAGTGGTATTGGGCACCACAGCTGTTAAGGTGGCCGCCCACAAGCTTTATGAGTCACTGGGCTTCAGACACATGGGCGCGAGTGATCACTACGTGCTGCCTGGCATGACCCTCTCGCTGGCCGAGCGCCTCTTCTTCCAGGTCCGCTACCACCGCTACCGCCTGCAGCTACGCGAGGAGTGA